A genome region from Carcharodon carcharias isolate sCarCar2 chromosome 17, sCarCar2.pri, whole genome shotgun sequence includes the following:
- the nrbf2b gene encoding nuclear receptor-binding factor 2b isoform X2 — protein MRPSEEETNGRYGKPSEPDHLGEAMKLTQSEQALLSLELQRDSHIKHQRLIHERWKRAKREEKLRAQIHSTAADREADPQLPMKPFSDESDGQKTLSTSAEMSSLNQEEYLRQIRNSCDREPDTLLFLLEKKQVPSKTCAGNKAPKDDKTRIEEQEMKISELKRLVDLLTAENERLKKENKQLKAENARLRKSPLVKELDMESDFVKSDLWCISQPSDNATNAGKAKDIPIPNLPPLEMPTQNISLDDLPLLELSEEVVCNLKEPLDNQKKTSKDKL, from the exons ATCACCTTGGAGAAGCCATGAAACTAACACAGTCAGAACAG GCTCTATTATCATTGGAGCTACAGAGAGACAGTCATATCAAACATCAGCGTCTAATCCATGAAAGATGGAAGAGAGCTAAGAGAGAAGAGAAGCTGAGGGCTCAGATACACTCAACAGCAGCAGACAGGGAAGCTGATCCCCAGTTACCAATGAAACCATTCTCTGATGAATCTGATGGGCAGAAGACACTTTCCACAAGTGCAGAAATGAGTAGCCTTAACCAGGAGGAATACCTGAGGCAAATTCGGAACTCCTGTGATCGGGAACCGGATACTCTTCTCTTTTTGTTAGAGAAGAAGCAAGTTCCTTCAAAAACCTGTGCAGGGAACAAAGCTCCTAAAGACGACAAGACAAGGATAGAGGAGCAAGAGATGAAAATTTCTGAACTGAAAAGACTTGTTGATCTACTTACAGCTGAGAATGAGAGACTCAAGAAGGAGAATAAGCAGCTAAAGGCAGAGAATGCACGACTTAGGAAGTCCCCGTTGGTGAAGGAATTGGACATGGAGTCAGACTTTGTGAAGTCAGACTTGTGGTGCATTAGTCAACCGTCCGATAATGCTACCAACGCTGGGAAAGCGAAAGACATTCCAATACCCAACCTTCCTCCTTTGGAAATGCCAACTCAGAACATTTCATTGGATGATCTTCCCCTTTTAGAACTTTCTGAGGAGGTTGTGTGTAATCTGAAAGAACCATTGGATAACCAAAAGAAAACCTCAAAGGACAAACTATAG
- the nrbf2b gene encoding nuclear receptor-binding factor 2b isoform X1: MDVMESPLNLAHQQSRKAERMLAAGKYAEAIDCHGKASDHLGEAMKLTQSEQALLSLELQRDSHIKHQRLIHERWKRAKREEKLRAQIHSTAADREADPQLPMKPFSDESDGQKTLSTSAEMSSLNQEEYLRQIRNSCDREPDTLLFLLEKKQVPSKTCAGNKAPKDDKTRIEEQEMKISELKRLVDLLTAENERLKKENKQLKAENARLRKSPLVKELDMESDFVKSDLWCISQPSDNATNAGKAKDIPIPNLPPLEMPTQNISLDDLPLLELSEEVVCNLKEPLDNQKKTSKDKL, from the exons gctcaccagcagaGCAGAAAGGCGGAGCGTATGCTAGCAGCAGGAAAGTATGCTGAAGCAATTGATTGTCATGGGAAGGCTTCAG ATCACCTTGGAGAAGCCATGAAACTAACACAGTCAGAACAG GCTCTATTATCATTGGAGCTACAGAGAGACAGTCATATCAAACATCAGCGTCTAATCCATGAAAGATGGAAGAGAGCTAAGAGAGAAGAGAAGCTGAGGGCTCAGATACACTCAACAGCAGCAGACAGGGAAGCTGATCCCCAGTTACCAATGAAACCATTCTCTGATGAATCTGATGGGCAGAAGACACTTTCCACAAGTGCAGAAATGAGTAGCCTTAACCAGGAGGAATACCTGAGGCAAATTCGGAACTCCTGTGATCGGGAACCGGATACTCTTCTCTTTTTGTTAGAGAAGAAGCAAGTTCCTTCAAAAACCTGTGCAGGGAACAAAGCTCCTAAAGACGACAAGACAAGGATAGAGGAGCAAGAGATGAAAATTTCTGAACTGAAAAGACTTGTTGATCTACTTACAGCTGAGAATGAGAGACTCAAGAAGGAGAATAAGCAGCTAAAGGCAGAGAATGCACGACTTAGGAAGTCCCCGTTGGTGAAGGAATTGGACATGGAGTCAGACTTTGTGAAGTCAGACTTGTGGTGCATTAGTCAACCGTCCGATAATGCTACCAACGCTGGGAAAGCGAAAGACATTCCAATACCCAACCTTCCTCCTTTGGAAATGCCAACTCAGAACATTTCATTGGATGATCTTCCCCTTTTAGAACTTTCTGAGGAGGTTGTGTGTAATCTGAAAGAACCATTGGATAACCAAAAGAAAACCTCAAAGGACAAACTATAG
- the nrbf2b gene encoding nuclear receptor-binding factor 2b isoform X3 — MKLTQSEQALLSLELQRDSHIKHQRLIHERWKRAKREEKLRAQIHSTAADREADPQLPMKPFSDESDGQKTLSTSAEMSSLNQEEYLRQIRNSCDREPDTLLFLLEKKQVPSKTCAGNKAPKDDKTRIEEQEMKISELKRLVDLLTAENERLKKENKQLKAENARLRKSPLVKELDMESDFVKSDLWCISQPSDNATNAGKAKDIPIPNLPPLEMPTQNISLDDLPLLELSEEVVCNLKEPLDNQKKTSKDKL, encoded by the exons ATGAAACTAACACAGTCAGAACAG GCTCTATTATCATTGGAGCTACAGAGAGACAGTCATATCAAACATCAGCGTCTAATCCATGAAAGATGGAAGAGAGCTAAGAGAGAAGAGAAGCTGAGGGCTCAGATACACTCAACAGCAGCAGACAGGGAAGCTGATCCCCAGTTACCAATGAAACCATTCTCTGATGAATCTGATGGGCAGAAGACACTTTCCACAAGTGCAGAAATGAGTAGCCTTAACCAGGAGGAATACCTGAGGCAAATTCGGAACTCCTGTGATCGGGAACCGGATACTCTTCTCTTTTTGTTAGAGAAGAAGCAAGTTCCTTCAAAAACCTGTGCAGGGAACAAAGCTCCTAAAGACGACAAGACAAGGATAGAGGAGCAAGAGATGAAAATTTCTGAACTGAAAAGACTTGTTGATCTACTTACAGCTGAGAATGAGAGACTCAAGAAGGAGAATAAGCAGCTAAAGGCAGAGAATGCACGACTTAGGAAGTCCCCGTTGGTGAAGGAATTGGACATGGAGTCAGACTTTGTGAAGTCAGACTTGTGGTGCATTAGTCAACCGTCCGATAATGCTACCAACGCTGGGAAAGCGAAAGACATTCCAATACCCAACCTTCCTCCTTTGGAAATGCCAACTCAGAACATTTCATTGGATGATCTTCCCCTTTTAGAACTTTCTGAGGAGGTTGTGTGTAATCTGAAAGAACCATTGGATAACCAAAAGAAAACCTCAAAGGACAAACTATAG